One Nicotiana sylvestris chromosome 12, ASM39365v2, whole genome shotgun sequence genomic window carries:
- the LOC104216056 gene encoding pyruvate kinase 1, cytosolic: protein MHSNHLLLEEPIRMASILEPSKANFFPAMTKIVGTLGPKSRSVEAISACLKAGMSVARFDFSWGDSEYHQETLENLKAAIKATKKLCAVMLDTVGAELQVVNKKETAISLKADAIVTLTPHQGQEASSELLPINFAGLAKAVKKGDTIFVGQYLFTGSETTSVWLEVDEVNGDDVICVIKNSATLAGSMFTLHASQVHIDLPTLTDRDKEVISTWGVKNKIDFISLSYTRHAEDVREAREFLSKLGDLSQTQIFAKIENVEGLTHFDEILKEADGIILSRGNLGIDLPPEKVFLFQKAAVHKCNMAGKPAVVTRVVDSMTDNLRPTRAEATDVANAVLDGTDAILLGAETLRGLYPVETISTVGRICFEAEKVFNQDLYFKKTVKFVGEPMTHLESIASSAVRAAIKVKASVIICFTSSGRAARLIAKYRPTMPVLSVVIPRLKTNQLKWSFSGAFEARQSLIVRGLFPMLADPRHPAESTNASNESVLKVALDHGKASGVIKSHDRVVICQKVGDASVVKIIELED, encoded by the exons ATGCATTCAAATCACTTACTACTTGAAGAACCTATCAGGATGGCCTCAATCTTGGAGCCATCTAAAGCT AATTTTTTCCCAGCAATGACTAAAATTGTTGGGACTTTGGGTCCTAAATCTCGATCTGTTGAAGCTATTTCTGCTTGTCTTAAAGCTGGAATGTCTG TGGCAAGATTTGATTTTTCATGGGGTGATTCAGAGTATCACCAGGAGACTTTGGAGAACTTGAAGGCTGCTATTAAAGCCACTAAGAAGCTTTGTGCT GTCATGCTAGATACTGTGGGTGCTGAGTTGCAGGTTGTCAACAAAAAAGAGACAGCTATTTCACTTAAGGCAGATGCAATTGTTACTCTGACTCCTCATCAAGGCCAAGAAGCATCTTCTGAACTTTTGCCAATTAACTTTGCCGGATTAGCCAAG GCTGTAAAGAAGGGAGACACCATTTTTGTTGGTCAATACCTCTTCACAGGAAGTGAAACAACATCCGTTTGGCTCGAG GTAGATGAAGTGAATGGGGATGATGTCATTTGCGTGATAAAGAACTCTGCCACTTTAGCTGGGTCAATGTTCACACTGCATGCTTCTCAAGTACATATTGATCTGCCTACCCTCACTGATAGAGACAAAGAG GTTATAAGCACATGGGGTGTGAAAAACAAAATTGACTTTATTTCACTATCATACACAAGGCATGCTGAGGATGTCCGTGAG GCTCGTGAGTTCTTGTCTAAGCTGGGTGATCTAAGTCAAACTCAGATCTTTGCTAAAATCGAAAATGTTGAG GGTCTGACTCATTTTGATGAGATTCTCAAAGAGGCTGATGGAATCATCCTTTCTCGTGGAAACCTCGGTATAGATCTTCCACCTGAAAAG GTGTTCTTGTTCCAGAAGGCTGCTGTTCACAAGTGTAACATGGCTGGCAAGCCAGCTGTAGTAACACGTGTTGTCGATAGTATGACCGACAATCTTAGGCCTACTCGTGCTGAAGCAACAGATGTTGCTAATGCTGTCTTGGATG GAACTGATGCTATTCTTCTTGGTGCTGAGACTCTGCGTGGATTATACCCTGTCGAGACTATTTCCACTGTTGGCAGAATTTGCTTCGAG GCGGAGAAGGTTTTCAACCAAGACTTGTACTTTAAGAAAACAGTCAAATTTGTTGGAGAGCCCATGACGCACCTGGAATCCATTGCCTCATCAGCG GTAAGAGCCGCCATTAAAGTGAAAGCATCAGTAATTATTTGTTTCACTTCATCTGGAAGGGCAGCAAG ATTGATAGCTAAATATAGGCCAACAATGCCAGTATTGTCTGTTGTAATTCCTCGACTCAAGACAAATCAACTGAAGTGGAGTTTTAGCGGTGCATTTGAG GCAAGGCAATCTCTTATTGTCCGAGGCCTTTTCCCAATGCTGGCTGATCCTCGACATCCT GCTGAGTCTACGAATGCAAGTAATGAGTCGGTGCTGAAAGTTGCTCTTGATCATGGAAAAGCATCAGGAGTTATAAAATCACACGACCGAGTTGTCATTTGCCAGAAAGTTGGAGACGCATCAGTGGTTAAGATTATCGAACTTGAAGATTAA